Sequence from the Phragmites australis chromosome 6, lpPhrAust1.1, whole genome shotgun sequence genome:
TTTGTTGCCATGTTGTTCTTAAATTTTTGGTGTCTTTTTTGCAAAATATTATTTGCCGTTGCACTTGTCTGTTGTTTTGAGTCAAGGGACCAGAGGTTTAGTTCATTAAGGGACTAAACATCAAGAGTCAACTAACTACTGCATTACTGATATTTGCAGCTCAGAATTGAGGatttttcattttgtttcttcattttAGTTCCTGAAGCATTATTGAATGGATTCATATGACAATTCATCTGTATTTGCATTGTTTTAAACTATCAATAATTTAgccaattcaaaaacaaaaaatgccTTTCTTTAAATTTCGTTTACCATTTGATTTACTCTATTGGTTTAATTATCTATGGGCTGTGAACAAACACGTGATCGTCACATAACTCTTCAGAGATAGTGTTCATTGACTAACAAGATCTGGTGGGTTCAAGTGGAAACTGCTACCCGATGATGTGGCAGATATTGTCAATTTTCCTTCAGCCACGCCTGGTGTAGGACGTCGCAAATAGACCAAGTTATTATTTTATCCATGTGAAGCTAGAGGAGTTTCAGCAAAATCAGATAATGTTTATGTTATATTGTCAAGTCGTTGGACAAGTGTGAATCAGGATAAATTTagaaaagaagttttttcttgaAATTTAGGTTCAGTACTCAATTATTTCTTTGCCGCAGGAATATCATGGAGCATATGTGCTCTTCCTGGTTGATGGACTGAGCTCTACCTTTCCTGCCTCAGCCCCACCTCATCTCTTGTCCATCTCCAGGAGTTCACAGTCCACCATGGCATCTGTTCACTTGGAAACAACCACCTCGTGACCGATGTCTTACTTTTACGATCAACATTGCACTCTCCTCCCCTGCCTGATCACCATTTCCTcgccaatccaaccatgccaatcTCATGGCCGGCTGGAGAAGAGTGGAGGGTTGCACCACCAATTCTTTGATGTACCACGAATGTTTGGATTATTGTTCTGTGACGTCGTTTAGTTCAACATATACAAGGTCCGTTCCTGATTATTTTAGCGTATCTGTCTGTAGATTTGCGAGGTGGTCTTACAAAAATTTCCTTGTAGAGATTACATCATGATTGATTTCGTTGCCTTTTCTGTTTACTCTAGGTTTTGAACCGCACTGTGATTCCTTTGAACAATCAGTCACTTCTTTTTTTATGTTCAACATGAAGGGTTTGCATTTGTCTACATGGAAGATGAACGTGATGCTGACGATGCTATCCATAGACTTGATGGTATTGATTTTGGCAGGAAAGGAAGGAGAATCAGAGTTGAGTGGACTAAGGTGCGTGGATGTAGATAAAATATTGGCCAGTTAGCTCTCAGTAACTTATTGTCTAGTTATACTCAATTATATTTTATCATTGCATAGGAGGATCGCAGTGCTGGTCGAAGAGGCAGCTCTAGGAGATCTCCAAACAATGCAAGACCAACCAAAACCTTGTTTGTGATCAACTTTGATCCAATGAACACAAGAACTAGAGATTTGGAGAGGCACTTTGATAAATATGGCAGGATTGCGAATgtcagaataaaaaagaacttTGCCTTTGTCCAGTTTGAGTTACAAGAGGATGCTACTAGAGCACTGGAGGGTACTAATGGAAGGTACTAGCTCGTGCTTCATTTCATATGCTTATTACTCAGATTATTTTAGCCATGATGTTTTTTTGCTAGTTTGCTCCATTACCCACCATCAGTAGAAACTTACACGTTGCATCTTCATTGAATTTGTCATTCTTGTGGCAGCACTCTTATGGACAGGGTCATATCTGTTGAGTACGCACTTCGTGATGATGATGAAAGAGGGAACGGATACAGTCCAGACCGGAGAGGTCGTGAGAGATCCCCAGGTAGAAGGCGATCTCCTAGTCCTTATGGCAGAGTACGGGAGAGGGGTAGCCCGGACTACGGCAGAGGCATGGAGAGGGGGAGCCCAGACTACGGCAGGGGAGGTGACAGACGTAGCCCTGATTATGGCCGTGGCGCAAGCCCAAACGGTGGGGGTAGAGGTGATGATAGGGGCAGCCCCAACTATGATCGCGAGCGCCGTGAAGCCAGTCCTCGTCGTGAGCGCCGTGAAGCTAGTCCTGGCTATGACAGGCCCCTCAGGTTAGTATGCTCGGTGTCATCTTATCTTTGCACACTGCGTTGAAGTGTCACACTAAATTACTTGTTTGCATTGTGTAGCCGCTCACCTGCAAGGGACTAGAGAGATTAGAGGCGTTCCAGGCTTTGTTAAAGCCACCTGCTTTGGATGAACTTGCGAGCTGATGTTGTGTTGAAGTTGGTAATATTAGGCAGCAGGGAACTTTTGTACTATCTCTTAGCTTGTGTTGACTTACGATGGTAGCTTAAATCTTTCCCGCTTCACTATGAAGAATTCGAGAATGTAACTCGTCTATTGACTGGTACTCGGTAGAACTTTTTTTGTACTCGGTAGAACTTTTTTGTTGGCGTATTTATATTTCTACCTTGACTCTGCTATTATTTACTGGTGAATGTCTAGATTGCTCGATGTTGTTTTTTTCCTTGCTCTGTTATTCACGCCCAGCGGTGGTCATTTATTCACTGTCGTTCTTTTCCGACTTT
This genomic interval carries:
- the LOC133922788 gene encoding serine/arginine-rich splicing factor RS41-like isoform X1 translates to MRPIFCGNLDYDVRISEIERLFGKYGRVERVDLKTGFAFVYMEDERDADDAIHRLDGIDFGRKGRRIRVEWTKEDRSAGRRGSSRRSPNNARPTKTLFVINFDPMNTRTRDLERHFDKYGRIANVRIKKNFAFVQFELQEDATRALEGTNGSTLMDRVISVEYALRDDDERGNGYSPDRRGRERSPGRRRSPSPYGRVRERGSPDYGRGMERGSPDYGRGGDRRSPDYGRGASPNGGGRGDDRGSPNYDRERREASPRRERREASPGYDRPLSRSPARD
- the LOC133922788 gene encoding serine/arginine-rich splicing factor RS41-like isoform X2, producing the protein MEDERDADDAIHRLDGIDFGRKGRRIRVEWTKEDRSAGRRGSSRRSPNNARPTKTLFVINFDPMNTRTRDLERHFDKYGRIANVRIKKNFAFVQFELQEDATRALEGTNGSTLMDRVISVEYALRDDDERGNGYSPDRRGRERSPGRRRSPSPYGRVRERGSPDYGRGMERGSPDYGRGGDRRSPDYGRGASPNGGGRGDDRGSPNYDRERREASPRRERREASPGYDRPLSRSPARD